The following proteins come from a genomic window of Tistrella bauzanensis:
- the groL gene encoding chaperonin GroEL (60 kDa chaperone family; promotes refolding of misfolded polypeptides especially under stressful conditions; forms two stacked rings of heptamers to form a barrel-shaped 14mer; ends can be capped by GroES; misfolded proteins enter the barrel where they are refolded when GroES binds), with the protein MAAKEIKFGNDARVKIQRGVDALANAVKVTLGPKGRNVVIEKSFGAPRITKDGVSVAKEIELSDKFENMGAQLVREVASRTADNAGDGTTTATVLAQAIFNEGLKSVAAGMNPMDLKRGIDQAVIKVVETLKTRSSPINTSDEISQVGTISANGEREIGEMIAEAMQKVGKEGVITVEEAKSLLTELDVVEGMQFDRGYVSPYFVTNAEKMEAELESPLILLYEKKLSSLQPMLPVLESVVQQNRPLLIIAEDVEGEAMATLVVNKLRGGLRVAAVKAPGFGDRRKAMLQDIAILTGGQVISEDLGIKLETVTIDMLGTAKMVRITKDDTTIVDGAGEKDEIQGRVAQIKAQIEETTSDYDREKLQERLAKLAGGVAVIRVGGASETEVKERKDRVDDALHATRAAVEEGIVPGGGTALLYAISALEGLAGANADQTTGIDIVRRALSRPVRQIADNAGVDGAVIAGKLLESTDTNWGFDAQKGEYTDLVKAGIIDPVKVVRSALQDAASVVGLLITTEAMIAEKPEKKDSAPAGGMGGMGGMGGMDF; encoded by the coding sequence ATGGCTGCCAAGGAAATCAAGTTTGGTAATGACGCCCGCGTCAAGATTCAGCGCGGTGTCGACGCCCTTGCCAATGCCGTGAAGGTGACGCTGGGCCCCAAGGGCCGCAACGTCGTGATCGAGAAGTCCTTCGGTGCGCCACGCATCACCAAGGACGGCGTCTCGGTCGCCAAGGAAATCGAGCTGTCGGACAAGTTCGAGAACATGGGCGCCCAGCTCGTTCGCGAAGTTGCCTCGCGCACGGCCGACAATGCCGGTGACGGCACCACCACCGCCACCGTCCTCGCCCAGGCGATCTTCAACGAGGGCCTCAAGTCGGTTGCCGCCGGCATGAACCCGATGGATCTGAAGCGCGGCATCGATCAGGCGGTGATCAAGGTCGTCGAGACCCTGAAGACCCGGTCGAGCCCGATCAACACCTCGGACGAGATTTCGCAGGTCGGCACGATTTCGGCCAATGGCGAGCGTGAGATCGGCGAGATGATCGCCGAGGCCATGCAGAAGGTTGGCAAGGAAGGCGTCATCACGGTCGAGGAGGCGAAGAGCCTGCTGACCGAGCTGGACGTGGTCGAGGGCATGCAGTTCGATCGCGGCTATGTCTCGCCGTATTTCGTCACCAATGCCGAGAAGATGGAAGCCGAGCTTGAGAGCCCGCTGATCCTTCTCTACGAGAAGAAGCTGTCGAGCCTCCAGCCGATGCTGCCGGTGCTTGAGTCGGTGGTTCAGCAGAACCGCCCGCTGCTGATCATCGCCGAGGACGTCGAAGGCGAGGCCATGGCCACCTTGGTGGTCAACAAGCTGCGCGGCGGCCTGCGCGTCGCGGCCGTCAAGGCCCCCGGCTTCGGCGATCGCCGCAAGGCCATGCTGCAGGACATCGCGATCCTGACCGGCGGCCAGGTGATCTCGGAAGATCTGGGCATCAAGCTTGAGACTGTCACCATCGACATGCTCGGCACCGCCAAGATGGTCCGCATCACCAAGGACGACACCACCATCGTCGACGGTGCGGGCGAGAAGGACGAGATCCAGGGCCGCGTGGCGCAGATCAAGGCGCAGATCGAGGAGACCACCTCGGACTACGACCGTGAGAAGCTCCAGGAGCGTCTGGCGAAGCTGGCCGGCGGCGTCGCGGTGATCCGCGTCGGTGGCGCCAGCGAGACCGAGGTGAAGGAGCGCAAGGACCGCGTCGACGACGCGCTGCATGCAACCCGCGCCGCGGTCGAAGAGGGCATCGTTCCCGGCGGCGGTACCGCGCTGCTGTATGCCATCTCGGCGCTCGAAGGCCTGGCTGGCGCCAATGCCGACCAGACCACCGGCATCGACATCGTCCGCCGTGCGCTGAGCCGTCCGGTTCGCCAGATCGCCGACAATGCCGGCGTCGATGGCGCGGTGATCGCCGGCAAGCTGCTGGAGAGCACCGACACCAACTGGGGCTTCGACGCCCAGAAGGGCGAGTATACCGACCTGGTGAAGGCCGGCATCATCGACCCGGTGAAGGTTGTCCGCAGCGCCCTGCAGGACGCTGCATCGGTTGTCGGTCTGCTGATCACCACCGAGGCGATGATCGCCGAGAAGCCCGAGAAGAAGGACTCCGCTCCGGCCGGTGGCATGGGCGGCATGGGTGGCATGGGCGGCATGGATTTCTGA